The Pseudomonas protegens genome contains the following window.
GGGCAGCACCGGGGCGCGCTGGGAGCGCAGGCTGTCGCGCAGGCGTTGCTGGGACAGCTGATGGGTCAGCAGCTCCTCGAACGCCAGGCGGTGCTGGGCCCAGTGGTGACCCAGGGCCAGTTCGTCGACATCGGCGTCCGCCGGCGGGTGATGCAGGTAGCGGATCGCATCGTCCAGGGGCGCCAGCTGGTAGTCCCGGGCCAGTTCCTCCGGCAGCCAGTCCGGCAGGCTGCGCGGGCCGAGCAGGGCCAGGCTCTGCTGGCAGAGCAGGCGCAGGCGCTGCTGGGTCAGGCCCTCGGTCAGCGGGTAGATGGGGGTCAGGGTCTGGTCCACCGGCGGCGGTTCGTCGCCACTGATGGCGCGGTATTCCGGGTGGTAGATCTCCAGGCCCGAGGCGCCGGGCCGGGCTTCGCCGTAGCAGCGCACGCGGGTGCCGCGTTTCAGGCCGTCCTTCTGCGCGTTGCTGAAATGGTAGAAGCGCAGGCTCAGGCCGCCGGTGCCGTCCTGCAGGCGCACCAGCAGGCTGCGGCGCTTGCCCATGACCACATCGGCGCCGCTGACGGTGCCCTCGATCACCGCATCCTGGCCCGGGCGCAGGGCGCCGATCGGCACCACGCGGGTGCGGTCCTGGTAGCGCAGGGGCAGGTGGAACAGCACGTCCTGAAGGTTTTCCAGGCCGACCTTGGCCAGCTTCTCGGCCATGGCTTCGCCGACGCCCTTGAGTGCCGTGACCGGCACTTTCGACAGCTCAGTCATTGCGCTTGCTTAGCTCGCGGCGGGCGGCTTGGCCACCGAGCACAGGCGGATCGAGTCGGCGAGGATCTCGATGGCCTTGGGCCGCGGGAAGCTGGCGCGCCAGGCGATGGCTACGGTGCGGAACGGCACCGGCGGGGTCAGGGGACGGACTTCGATCACCCCAGGGGCGTAGTGGTGGCTGTCCACCGCCGACAGCGGCAGGATCGAGATGCCCAGGCCGGAGGCGACCATGTGGCGGATGGTTTCCAGGGAGCTGGATTCCACGGTGGTGTGCTTGGCGCCGTCGTTGCCCTTGGTCAGGGTCGGGCAGGCCTCCAGCACCTGGTCGCGGAAGCAGTGGCCTTCGCCCAGCAGCAACAGGCTCTTGTCGTTGAGCAGGTTGGCGTCGATGGTTTCCTTCTTGGTCCAGGAGTGGCCGCTGGGCATCAGCACGTAGAAGGGCTCGTCGTACAGCGGCAGGGTCAGGACATCGGCTTCGTTGAACGGCAGGGCGATGATGATCGCGTCCAGCTCGCCATTGCGCAGCTTGTCGCGCAGTACGTGGGTGAAGTTCTCTTCGATATACAGCGGCATCTGCGGCGCAACCCGGTGCAGCTGGGGAATCAGGTGCGGGAACAGGTAGGGGCCGACGGTATAGATGGCGCCCACCTTGAGCGGCGCGGTCAGCTGGTTCTTGCCGGCCTGGGCCAGTTCGCGAATGCCCTGGGCCTGTTCCAGGACCTTTTGTGCCTGGGCGACGATGGTTTCGCCGACCGGGGTCAGGCGCACCGCGCTCTTGCTGCGCTCGAAAATCAGCACACCGAGTTCGTCTTCAAGCTTTTTCACGCCGACCGAGAGGGTCGGCTGGCTGACATGGCAACGCTCGGCGGCGTGGCCGAAGTGCTGCTCTTGGGCGAGGGTGACGATGTAGCGTAATTCTGTGAGGGTCATAGCGGGCGTCCATGAGGTTGCGGCCAAGCATAACGGCTGCAATCGATAGACGCACGTTATCAGACGGAGGGTGGAATGCGACACCCGCCAATGCCTGCTTCGGGCTGGGCAAACACCAAGGGCACCTTTGCAGGTGCCCTTGGCGGGGTATCAGCGGCGACCGCGGCTTCTGTCGATTTCGTAGTTGAAGGGCGCGGTGACTTCCACGGTGCCATTGGTGAGCATATCGGCCGGCGGTTTGGGCAGTGGCTGGGCGCGGCGGATCATGTCCAGGGTGGCCCGGTCCAGATCCGCATTGCCCGAGCGGCTGGTCAGCTCGTAGGACAGCACCTTGCCTTCGGCATCAACCACGAAGTGCAGGGAGTTGGTGCCTTCCTTGCCTCGACGTTGAGCCTCGCTCGGATAGCGCTTGTGCTTGGCCAGATGCGCCTGCACCAGTCCCTGCCAGTTGGCCTTGGCGGCGGCCTGGGCCGGTGACGGACCAGCGGTCGCGGGGGCGGGCTGCTGGGACGGGGAGGGCGTGACCGGGGCGTCGCTGGGCTTTTCCTCGGAAGGCTTTTCCTTGGGCGGCTCGGGCTTGACCACGGGCTTTGGCGGCTGTGGCTTGGGCTTTGGCTTGGCCGGCTTGGGCACCGAAATGGTTGGTTTCGGCGCTTCGGCGAGCTTGGGCAGCGGCAGTTCTTCCACCGGCGCAGGCGGTTGTGGCGTAGGCACCACTTTCGGTGGTGCCGGTGGAGGCGGCACAGGGGCAGGCGCCAGTTCCACCACCATGGCCTGGGGCGGAATGGGTATTGGTTGTGGCTTGGACCAGTTGAGGGCGAGGAGGATCGCCAGCGCATGGACGCCCAGCACCACCGCCAGGCTACCGCTGTAACGCGTCAGTCTTTGGCGCGTCGTGATCATTTCTTGGCTGCCGTCTCAAGTCCGACCAGGCCGACTTTCAGGTAGCCGGCGGCCCGCAGGTTGTCCATGACGCTCATCAGATCGCCGTAGTTCACGCCCTTGTCGGCCTGGAAGAAGATGGTCGTGTCCTTCTTGCCGTGAGTGCGAGCGTCGAGGATGGCGCCCAGGGCTTCGGCCTTGACTTCCTCTTCGCCGATGAACAGGCGCTGGTCGGCCTTGACGCTGAGGAACACTGGTTTTTCCGGGCGCGGCGCCGGTTTGGCGCTGGAGGCGGGCAGGTCGACCTTGATGTCCACGGTGGCCAGCGGGGCGGCCACCATGAAGATGATGAGCAATACCAGCATCACGTCGATGAACGGCGTGACGTTGATTTCGTGGTTTTCGGCCAGGTCGTCGCCTGCGCCTTCTTTCAAATGCAAGCCCATGGCTGATTACCCCACTTTCACCATGTGCGGTTGTGTGGAGCGCTCGACTGGCTGGTGGTCCAGGTCGCGGCTGACCAGCAGCAGGACTTCTGCCGAGGCGTCGGCCACCTGGGCGCGATAGCCGGTGATGGAGCGAGCGAAGACGTTGTAGATCACCACCGCCGGGA
Protein-coding sequences here:
- the exbD gene encoding TonB system transport protein ExbD, encoding MGLHLKEGAGDDLAENHEINVTPFIDVMLVLLIIFMVAAPLATVDIKVDLPASSAKPAPRPEKPVFLSVKADQRLFIGEEEVKAEALGAILDARTHGKKDTTIFFQADKGVNYGDLMSVMDNLRAAGYLKVGLVGLETAAKK
- a CDS encoding energy transducer TonB; amino-acid sequence: MITTRQRLTRYSGSLAVVLGVHALAILLALNWSKPQPIPIPPQAMVVELAPAPVPPPPAPPKVVPTPQPPAPVEELPLPKLAEAPKPTISVPKPAKPKPKPQPPKPVVKPEPPKEKPSEEKPSDAPVTPSPSQQPAPATAGPSPAQAAAKANWQGLVQAHLAKHKRYPSEAQRRGKEGTNSLHFVVDAEGKVLSYELTSRSGNADLDRATLDMIRRAQPLPKPPADMLTNGTVEVTAPFNYEIDRSRGRR
- a CDS encoding hydrogen peroxide-inducible genes activator — protein: MTLTELRYIVTLAQEQHFGHAAERCHVSQPTLSVGVKKLEDELGVLIFERSKSAVRLTPVGETIVAQAQKVLEQAQGIRELAQAGKNQLTAPLKVGAIYTVGPYLFPHLIPQLHRVAPQMPLYIEENFTHVLRDKLRNGELDAIIIALPFNEADVLTLPLYDEPFYVLMPSGHSWTKKETIDANLLNDKSLLLLGEGHCFRDQVLEACPTLTKGNDGAKHTTVESSSLETIRHMVASGLGISILPLSAVDSHHYAPGVIEVRPLTPPVPFRTVAIAWRASFPRPKAIEILADSIRLCSVAKPPAAS